In Toxotes jaculatrix isolate fToxJac2 chromosome 12, fToxJac2.pri, whole genome shotgun sequence, the following are encoded in one genomic region:
- the LOC121190536 gene encoding complement factor B-like, with translation MGFSVHWSWFAALSCLLCMGGEVRCDCTEQGIQIQGGHYKLTKQLTAGSLLVYHCPEGYYPYPSLTRLCQPNGTWRPPPKRFLPQRCKIVECPDPSVLEYGNVSPPQDKYFVNNETTYECYSGYTMRGSTRRVCLPNGKWSGSTPICSRDSGNNCADPGIPAGASRTGNIFGIDDKVTYSCNGNLFLVGSKERVCQENGQWTGKEPACYYKHTYDTPLEVSEAFGSAIKDSLTTLEPIEDTQEGRKIRISKNGTLNIYIAVDISESIEEKHFNDAIDAVTKLITKISSFSVTPNYEILFFASEITEAVNILDFLDGKIVLSSVKNKLETFKVGDKNTAGTDLNLVFKTFLERMAIIKRRVGDEGFKEHRHVLIVFTDGAYNMGGSPAPTVEKIKNMVYMNHSREQETNSREEFLDIYIFAIGAELFDDDLQPLTAGTGGQHYFRMKDIENLQETFDEIIDEEEVKGLCGLHKEYDNGDTDSKRKMYPWWAYIVVQNQGTKKCLGSLVTPKFVLTAAHCFTFGDLPEHVTVEINDGQGKVKKVKTFMLHPNYSINSKTNQGVKEFYDYDVALIQLEADVQISSAARPICIPCTQETSDALQLVGESTCKQQEQRLLKNHLEKLNFLTKTGNSVEEKDAHAKLGDNRDACIRHALDAEGITTDDPKVAVTDNFLCTGGRAPFRDHIACTGDSGGAVFKNYEHRTVQVGVVSWGTKNLCKAGGVVESQDNSRDFHINLFRVVPFLKSVLGNDTQDDYAPLQFLDN, from the exons ACCGCCACCCAAAAGATTTTTACCTCAGAGATGCAAGA ttgttGAATGCCCAGACCCCAGTGTGCTGGAGTATGGAAACGTCTCGCCTCCTCAGGACAAGTACTTTGTGAACAATGAGACCACATATGAGTGTTACTCTGGATATACAATGCGAGGCTCAACCAGGCGTGTTTGCCTACCAAATGGGAAGTGGAGCGGTTCCACTCCCATCTGTAGCCGTGACT CAGGAAATAACTGTGCTGATCCTGGCATCCCAGCTGGCGCCTCAAGAACGGGGAACATATTTGGAATTGATGACAAAGTAACATACAGCTGCAATGGCAACCTGTTTTTGGTGGGGtcgaaagagagagtgtgtcagGAGAACGGCCAGTGGACTGGCAAAGAGCCAGCATGTTACT ACAAACACACCTATGACACTCCACTGGAGGTTTCAGAGGCATTTGGCAGCGCAATAAAAGACAGCCTCACCACTTTGGAGCCCATCG aggacacacaggaggggaggaaaatCAGGATTTCGAAAAATGGGACATTGAACATCTACATCGCTGTCGATATTTCTGAGAGCATAGAAGAGAAACACTTCAACGATGCAATTGACGCTGTCACAAAACTTATTACAAAG ATTTCATCCTTTAGTGTGACTCCAAACTATGAAATCCTCTTTTTCGCTTCTGAAATAACTGAAGCTGTCAACATTCTTGATTTTCTGGATGGCAAAATAGTACTGAGCTCCGTCAAGAATAAACTGGAGACGTTTAAAGTAGGCG acaaaaacactgctgGAACAGATCTGAATCTCGTCTTCAAGACCTTCTTGGAGCGAATGGCCATCATAAAGCGACGAGTTGGAGATGAGGGTTTTAAGGAACATCGTCACGTCCTCATAGTTTTTACAGATG GTGCTTATAATATGGGCGGTTCACCTGCACccactgtggaaaaaataaagaacatggTTTACATGAACCATAGTAGGGAACAAGAGACTAACTCAAGAGAAGAATTTCTTG acatttatatttttgcCATTGGAGCTGAACTCTTTGATGACGACCTGCAGCCCCTCACAGCAGGGACCGGTGGCCAGCATTACTTTAGAATGAAGGACATTGAAAATTTGCAAGAGACCTTTGATGAAATAATTG atGAAGAAGAAGTTAAGGGTCTATGCGGTCTTCACAAGGAGTATGACAATGGCGACACAGACAGCAAGAGGAAAATGTATCCATGGTGGGCATACATTGTTGTCCAG AATCAAGGAACGAAGAAATGCCTTGGCTCTTTGGTGACCCCGAAGTTTGTTTtgactgctgctcactgcttcACATTTGGTGATTTACCCGAGCACGTCACGGTTGAGATTAATGATGGACAGGGCAAAG tgaaaaaagttaaaacctTCATGTTACACCCGAACTACAGTATTAATTCTAAAACAAATCAGGGTGTGAAGGAGTTCTATGACTATGATGTGGCTCTCATCCAACTGGAGGCAGATGTTCAAATCTCCAGTGCTGCTAG ACCTATTTGCATACCTTGCACCCAGGAGACCAGTGATGCGCTACAACTGGTTGGTGAATCCACCTGCAAGCAACAAG AGCAGCGTCTGTTGAAGAATCATCTTGAAAAACTCAATTTCCTGACCAAGACAGGAAACTCGGTTGAAGAAAAAGATGCCCATGCTAAGCTTGGAGACAAT AGAGATGCATGCATCAGACACGCACTAGACGCAGAGGGGATCACAACAGATGATCCAAAGGTTGCTGTGACTGATAACTTCCTGTGCACTGGCGGTCGGGCTCCTTTTAGAGATCACATAGCATGTACAG GCGACTCTGGAGGTGCCGTGTTCAAGAACTATGAGCATCGCACAGTACAG GTTGGAGTGGTCAGCTGGGGAACCAAGAACCTGTGCAAGGCAGGGGGTGTCGTCGAGTCACAAGACAATTCCAGAGATTTCCATATTAATCTTTTCAGAGTTGTCCCTTTTCTCAAATCTGTCCTTGGAAATGACACCCAGGATGACTACGCCccacttcagtttttggacaactaa